From one Mustela nigripes isolate SB6536 chromosome 16, MUSNIG.SB6536, whole genome shotgun sequence genomic stretch:
- the SOCS3 gene encoding suppressor of cytokine signaling 3, giving the protein MVTHSKFPAAGMSRPLDTSLRLKTFSSKSEYQLVVNAVRKLQESGFYWSAVTGGEANLLLSAEPAGTFLIRDSSDQRHFFTLSVKTQSGTKNLRIQCEGGSFSLQSDPRSTQPVPRFDCVLKLVHHYMPPPGAPSFPSPPTEPSSEVPEQPPSQPLPGNPPRRAYYIYSGGEKIPLVLSRPLSSNVATLQHLCRKTVNGHLDSYEKVTQLPGPIREFLDQYDAPL; this is encoded by the coding sequence ATGGTCACCCACAGCAAGTTTCCCGCCGCCGGGATGAGCCGCCCCCTGGACACCAGCCTGCGCCTCAAGACCTTCAGCTCCAAGAGCGAGTACCAGCTGGTGGTGAACGCAGTCCGCAAGCTGCAGGAGAGCGGCTTCTACTGGAGCGCCGTGACGGGCGGCGAGGCGAACCTGCTGCTCAGCGCCGAGCCCGCCGGCACCTTCCTCATCCGCGACAGCTCGGACCAGCGCCACTTCTTCACGCTCAGCGTCAAGACCCAGTCGGGGACCAAGAACCTGCGCATCCAGTGCGAGGGGGGCAGCTTCTCGCTGCAGAGCGACCCCCGGAGCACGCAGCCGGTGCCCCGCTTCGACTGCGTGCTCAAGCTGGTGCATCACTACATGCCGCCCCCCGgcgccccctccttcccctcgCCACCGACCGAGCCCTCCTCCGAGGTGCCAGAGCAGCCGCCATCCCAGCCGCTCCCTGGGAATCCCCCCAGGAGAGCCTATTACATCTACTCGGGGGGCGAGAAGATCCCCCTGGTGTTGAGCCGGCCCCTCTCCTCCAACGTGGCCACTCTCCAGCATCTCTGTCGGAAGACCGTCAATGGCCACCTGGACTCCTATGAGAAAGTCACCCAGCTGCCTGGGCCCATTCGGGAATTCCTGGACCAGTACGATGCCCCGCTTTAA
- the PGS1 gene encoding CDP-diacylglycerol--glycerol-3-phosphate 3-phosphatidyltransferase, mitochondrial isoform X2: MAAATAAAAGPVLWRRLLGLLPGRPGLAALLGRLSDRLGRNRDRRRRRSPWLLLAPLLSPAVPQVTSPPCCLCPEGVHRFQWIRNLVPEFGVSSSHVRVLSSPAEFFELMKSQINVAKRRVVMASLYLGTGPLEQELVDCLECTLEKSLQAKFPSDLKVSILLDFTRGSRGRKNSRTMLLPLLQKFPEQVRVSLFHTPNLRGLLRLLIPERFNETIGLQHIKVYLFDNNVILSGANLSDSYFTNRQDRYVLLQDCPEVADFFTELVGAVGDVSLQLQADNTVQVLEGMVHPYKGDRAAYCKAANKRVMDVINSARVRQQVLHAQTFHGDSLLTQEDAAAAGDRRPAPDTWIYPLIQMKPFEIQIDEIVTETLLTEAERGARVYLTTGYFNLTQAYMDLVLGTRAEYQILLASPEVNGFFGAKGVAGAIPAAYVHIERQFFRELCSLGQQERVRLQEYWRRGWTFHAKGRFTGTWRPRSP, from the exons AtggcggcggcgacggcggcggcggccgggccgGTGCTCTGGAGGCGGCTGCTGGGCCTGCTGCCTGGCCGCCCCGGGCTGGCCGCGCTCCTGGGGCGCCTGTCCGACCGCCTGGGCAGGAACCGGGACCGCCGGCGCAGGAG GTCGCCATGGCTGCTCTTGGCTCCTTTGCTGTCTCCAGCTGTCCCCCAGGTCACCTCCCCACCTTGCTGCCTGTGTCCAGAGGGTGTGCACAGGTTCCAGTGGATCCGAAACCTGGTCCCAGAGTTTGGGGTCTCCAGTTCCCACGTCAGGGTGCTTTCATCCCCGGCCGAGTTTTTCGAGCTCATGAAG AGTCAGATCAACGTGGCCAAGAGACGCGTGGTGATGGCGTCCCTCTACCTGGGGACAGGTCCTCTGGAACAGGAACTG GTAGATTGTCTGGAATGCACTCTGGAAAAGTCACTCCAAGCCAAGTTTCCTTCAGACCTCAAGGTGTCCATCCTCTTGGACTTCACGCGGGGCTCAAGAGGTAG AAAGAACTCCCGCACCATGCTGCTCCCGCTGCTGCAGAAGTTTCCAGAACAGGTTCGCGTCTCTCTCTTCCACACGCCTAACCTGCGTGGGCTTCTCAGGCTCCTGATCCCTGAGCGCTTCAACGAGACGATCGGCCTGCAACACATTAAAGTGTACCTCTTTGACAACAATGTCATCCTGAGCGG CGCAAACCTGAGCGACTCGTACTTCACCAACCGCCAGGACCGCTACGTGCTCTTGCAGGACTGCCCCGAGGTCGCGGACTTCTTCACAGAGCTGGTGGGCGCGGTGGGGGACGTGTCCCTGCAGCTGCAGGCCGACAACACGGTGCAGGTGTTGGAGGGGATGGTGCATCCTTACAAAG GTGACCGGGCTGCGTACTGCAAGGCGGCCAACAAGAGGGTGATGGATGTGATCAACTCCGCCAGGGTCCGCCAGCAAGTGCTGCACGCCCAGACCTTCCACGGCGACTCCCTCTTGACTCAGGAGGACGCAGCCGCCGCCGGGGACCGGAGGCCAGCCCCCGACACCTGGATTTACCCACTGATCCAGATGAAGCCCTTTGAGATCCAGATCGACGAGATCGTCACCGAGACCTTGCTGACAGAGGCTGAGCGAGGCGCCAGGGTCTACCTCACCACCGGCTACTTCAACCTGACCCAGGCCTACATGGACCTGGTCTTGGGCACGCGGGCTGAGTACCAGATCCTGCTGGCCTCTCCGGAGGTGAACGGCTTCTTCGGGGCCAAGGGGGTGGCGGGGGCCATCCCGGCCGCGTACGTGCACATCGAGCGGCAGTTCTTCCGTGAGCTGTgcagcctgggccagcaggagCGTGTCCGGCTGCAGGAGTACTGGCGGAGGGGCTGGACGTTCCACGCCAAAG